A section of the Candidatus Manganitrophus noduliformans genome encodes:
- a CDS encoding sulfite oxidase-like oxidoreductase — protein MSGEFFSRGFRGRRRKSELSERLPPGQYLERDFPVLSAGPTPQTPLANWDFSIVGEVDQPKRWSWDEFHTLPRETITRDIHCVTKWSKFDTHWEGVSLDTLLAQVATAADYVIAFCDGGYTTNLPLEEVTGGKAWIVDTYEGEPLAPEHGGPARLLVPHLYFWKSAKWVRGLRLLDEDEPGFWESLGYNNHGDPWKEERYWGD, from the coding sequence ATGAGTGGAGAGTTCTTCTCACGCGGGTTTCGCGGTCGCCGCCGGAAGAGTGAGCTCAGCGAAAGACTCCCGCCGGGACAATATCTTGAGCGGGACTTTCCCGTCCTTTCGGCAGGGCCGACACCGCAGACGCCTCTCGCGAACTGGGATTTCTCCATTGTCGGGGAGGTCGATCAGCCAAAACGCTGGAGCTGGGATGAATTTCATACGCTCCCCCGCGAGACGATCACCCGGGACATTCACTGTGTGACCAAGTGGTCGAAGTTCGATACCCACTGGGAAGGGGTCTCCCTAGATACCCTGCTCGCGCAGGTCGCCACGGCGGCCGATTACGTGATCGCCTTCTGTGACGGGGGCTATACCACCAATCTGCCGCTGGAAGAAGTGACGGGAGGGAAAGCTTGGATTGTCGATACCTATGAAGGAGAGCCGCTGGCGCCCGAGCATGGCGGTCCGGCCCGTTTACTGGTTCCCCACCTCTACTTTTGGAAGAGCGCCAAGTGGGTGCGCGGCCTGCGTCTGCTCGACGAGGATGAGCCCGGTTTCTGGGAGTCGTTGGGCTACAACAATCACGGTGACCCATGGAAAGAAGAACGCTACTGGGGCGACTGA